A single genomic interval of Opisthocomus hoazin isolate bOpiHoa1 chromosome 33, bOpiHoa1.hap1, whole genome shotgun sequence harbors:
- the LOC104327270 gene encoding olfactory receptor 14A16 produces the protein MSNSSSITEFLLLAFTDTRELQRLHFWLFLGIYVAALLGNGLIITVIASDHRLHTPMYFFLLNLSLLDLGSISTTVPKAMANSLWDTREISYLGCAAQLFFFVFLVIGEYFILTVMAYDRYVAICKPLHYGTLLGSRACVQMAAAAWGSGFLYAVLHTANTFSLPLCQGNALEQFFCEIPQILKLSCSNAYLREVWLLMVSGILLSGCFVFIVLSYVQIFRAVLRIPSEHGRQKAFSTCLPHLAVVSLFVSTGMFAYLKPTSISSLSLDLATTVLYSVVPPAVNPLIYSMRNQGLKSALLKLIKWMQIH, from the coding sequence atgtccaacagcagctccatcactgaGTTTCTgctcctggcattcacagacacacgggagctgcagcgcttgcacttctggctcttcctgggcatctatgtggctgccctcctgggcaatgggCTCATCATCACCGTCATAGCCTCCGACCACCGCCTACACACccccatgtatttcttcctcctcaacctctccctcctcgacctgggctccatctccaccactgtccccaaagccatggccaattctctctgggacaccagggaaatttcctacttgggatgtgctgcacagctctttttctttgtcttcttggtGATAGGGGAGTATTTTATTCTTACAGTCATGGcttatgaccgctatgttgccatctgcaaacccctgcactatgggacctTGCTGGGCAGTAGAGCTTGTGTCCAGATGGCAgcggctgcctggggcagtggctttctctatgctgtgctgcacactgccaatacattttcactacccCTCTGCCAAGGGAATGCCCTGgagcagttcttctgtgaaatcccccagatcctcaagctctcctgctcaaaTGCGTACCTCAGGGAAGTTTGGCTTCTCATGGTTAGTGGCATTTTACTCtctggttgttttgttttcatcgtgctgtcctatgtgcagatcttcagggctgtgctgaggatcccctctgagcatgGACGGCAGAAAGCTTTTTCCACGTGCCtgcctcacctggctgtggtgtcCCTGTTTGTCAGCACTGGcatgtttgcctacctgaagcccacctccatctcctccctgtcACTGGACCTGGCAACCACTGTTCTGTACTcagtggtgcctccagcagtgaaccccctcatctacagcatgaggaaccagggcCTCAAGAGTGCCCTGTTGAAACTGATTAAATGGATGCAGATTCACTGA